Proteins encoded within one genomic window of Vidua macroura isolate BioBank_ID:100142 chromosome 2, ASM2450914v1, whole genome shotgun sequence:
- the CD80 gene encoding T-lymphocyte activation antigen CD80, with product MMCLPASPPALALRTCLGLGLFVLLCLGIGQALEKKVVKSKVGEKASLPCCHEIPSSESLHNYRVYWQKNITDVVLAYPEEIMIFQHERYQNRTKMDPWNLTLWISPMEILDNGSYQCVVQRNSVLVCRESVILFVTADFSKPNITAEVSADSCESTEMVITCSSHGGFPKPKISGALNNMSVEWNASWVSESSFSPYNVTGKLVLNVTKDINITCSVEYSGFATSTSLPLKKTNNCVVPPVPPPYNVITASIIIVITFILAITLAARYLPRHVCSHCCKRQDSVEEAVKEYTKAPMSSKVTAETSSV from the exons GCCAAGCACTGGAGAAGAAAGTAGTCAAAAGCAAAGTGGGGGAAAAGGCCAGCCTGCCTTGTTGTCATGAAATTCCCAGCTCAGAAAGCCTACACAATTACCGGGTCTACTGGCAGAAGAACATTACGGACGTGGTGCTGGCCTACCCAGAGGAGATTATGATCTTCCAGCACGAGCGGTACCAGAACCGGACAAAGATGGACCCCTGGAACCTCACCCTGTGGATCTCCCCCATGGAAATCCTGGACAATGGCTCTTACCAGTGTGTAGTTCAGCGCAACTCTGTTCTCGTGTGTAGAGAGTCTGTCATCCTCTTTGTGACAG CTGACTTCAGCAAGCCCAACATAACGGCAGAGGTGTCCGCCGATTCTTGCGAGTCGACTGAGATGGTGATAACGTGCTCTTCTCACGGAGGTTTCCCCAAGCCCAAAATCTCTGGAGCCCTCAACAACATGTCCGTGGAGTGGAATGCCAGCTGGGTGTCCGAGTCCAGCTTCAGCCCATACAATGTCACTGGAAAACTGGTGCTCAATGTGACCAAAGACATCAACATCACTTGCTCCGTTGAATACAGTGGCTTTGCCACGTCCACCAGTTTGCCTCTGA aaaaaacaaacaactgcGTTGTTCCTCCTGTACCTCCACCTTATAATGTCATTACTGCTTCAATTATCATCGTTATCACCTTCATTCTGGCTATCACCCTCGCAGCAAGATACCTCCCAAGGCATG TTTGTTCTCACTGTTGTAAGCGCCAGGATTCAGTGGAAGAGGCTGTGAAAGAATATACAAAGGCACCCATGAGCTCTAAAGTGACAGCTGAAACATCATCTGTATGA